The uncultured Eubacteriales bacterium region ACAAATCATTTATATTAGGGATAATAGAATTAATTTGCTGATTTGTTGTCGCTTCAAAAGACAAATACGCACTTTTTCCAATACTGCCAATGCAGCACACACTTGTAGAGCCCTTTCGTATTACCCTTGAAACATTTTTGCCTTCTTCAGATAAATATTCACTTGCAAAAGACATATATCTTCCTTGATCTAAATCAGCAGGCTTTACAAAGGGAAATTGCCCACCATAGTAAGCATGGTTACTTTTACTTGGTGTACTCCCAGTTACAATCTCTCCAATTTCACCCAACCTCGTCCAAACCCAATTACTCGGCACTTTATAAGGTTGCTCCCAATCCGCCACCAAGGCTTTTTCCAGTCTTTCTTCAAAAGAAAGGCTTTCTTTTTTTGAAGCTTTAAGCTTTGCCATTAGCGTTCACCGCCTAAACTTTTCAGCTCTTTCACCACACTCATAATCAAATCAACGGCTTCTTCAAGCTGTGCAATCACTTCTTCACCGCTTTCAATGGGGTCTTGCAAGTCCTCATAATCAAGCACACTATCATCACGAATTAACCCTAAATCAAGGCTGTTATTTTTCTTTTCAATCTCCTCACGAGTAAAAACAGAGAAACGCTCGTCATTCACAGTTGTTCTGTCGGTTGCCTCATACGCTTTGATAAAATCTGCAAAATGCTCCGATTTTAGCGGCGTTGTCTTGCCAAAAGAGGGCATATTGGTACGCATATCATAAAACCATACTTCTTTTGTGTTGTTCTCATTGGTTTTGCCACGAGTGAAAAACAGTACATTGGTTTTAACCCCCTGTGCGTAGAAAATACCTGTGGGCAAACGCAAAACCGTATGAAGATTGCATTTGTTCATTAAGTCCTCACGGATTTTCGCACCGTCGCCATCCGCAAAAAGCACATTGTCGGGCAGCACAACAGCAGCACGGGCTTTACCGTCCTGCTTTAAGCTGCGGTAAATGTGCTGTAAAAAGTTAAGCTGTTTATTCGATGTGGGGTAGGTTAAGTCGTCACGAGTGGCACGCTCCCCCCCTTGCTTTGTACCAAAGGGAGGGTTGGTCAGAACCAAGTCAAAGTCGCTCATGGTTTTACCTTGGTTGGAGAGGGTATCGGCAAGCATAATATCACTTTCTATGCCATGAATCATTGCGTTCATCATAGAAAGGCGGTGGGTTTCGGCTACGAGCTCACAGCCTGTAAATGCTTGGTGCTTTTGAAAGCTGTATTGCTTATCGGAAAGTGCATACATATCGTTATGCTCTTTTACATAACGGTCAGCCGCAATCATAAAACCAAAGGTTCCGCAAGCAGGGTCGTTGCAAAGTTCGCCTACCTGCGGTTTTGTCAGTTTTACCATTACATCAATCAGCACACGAGGGGTAAAGTATTGCCCCGCACCGGATTTTTTTTCGTTGGCGTTCTTTTCAAGCAAGCCTTCATAAAGGTCGCCAAAGCCGTCTTTATCTACGCTGTACCAATCTAAGCCATCAATATTTTTGATAATCTTTTCGAGGTTTTTTGGCTCGTCAATATTACTTCTTGCATCACGATAGATATCACGGATATGCCCTTTGCAATGTTCACCAAGCAAACGAAGCAAGGTATTATAATATTTTTTCAGTTCAATTCCGTTTTTAGAAACAAGAACTTCCCAAGAATATTCGGCAATGATTTCTTTTTCGGCAAGCTCGCCTTTTTCTTTGTTGGTCAGCTTATCGCCCTTTGCTCTAAGCTCGGTGATACCCACAATGTTTTTTGCAATATCTTCTTCCTGAGCAGTTTCCTGCATCATCTTCAGAAAAAGAATATAAGTAAGCTCTGTGACATACTGGTGATAGGTAATACCGTCATCACGCAACACGTTACAAAGATTCCACAGTTTTTGTACAATCTCTTGGTTACTCATTATGCTACTTTGCCTCCATCATCATAGAGGTATTGGTTCAGCTCTATAATGTATTCTTTCAATTTATTTTTAAATAGCTTGTCTATTCGCTTGAAACCACCTTGGTCACGGAACGCACCGAGATTAAAGGTTTCTTCATTAAGTACTGTTTCGGTTAGTAAGAATTTTTCTATTCTATCCAGCCAGTCCATCTCCATTTTTGAAAAGTTGTGTGCGGATTTTAGTTTTGAAACTGCCTTTTTGATTCGTTCTTCGTGACTTAACAGCTTAGAACCGATGGCATGAGAACGAATGAAACTGATAATATCTGCGGCAATTTCTTGGTTTGTGGTTTCTTTCCAAGCACTGTTCAGCTGAGTTTCTGTAAAACCTTTGCTGTCAAGTTCCATTCTTAGAGACTTTAATGCAGAACGTGTCAGCTCCGCCGGACGAGTACAAACCATTTGTAAAGCTTCAATTTTATCTGCGTTTTCGGTTATAAATGCTTTAAATTCCTCTAAGTAATCTTGTGGTTTTTGCCCTTTTCCGTAACCTCTTGTATGGGTCAACAGCTCGTCTTCTTTGTCGGAAAGCACCACTGCACGCCTTGCGTCTACACCGCCTTCATTCAGCATATAAAATAGCTCTTGCTTGTTCATAAGTATATTTTTGCTTTCGCTTGGTGGTAAGGTTTTTATCTGTTCGATAAACTGGGCAGGTGTTTTACCTCCGCTAAGATGCTCAAACTGTTCTTTTTGCCTTGTAGTCATTCGTTTTTGCTTTCTGCGGATTTTTGCAACAATCATATCAATCTGATTTTGTATTTGAGCATCTGTGTCCAGTGTTTCCAATCCGTTTAATAAATCTACAAAGCTGGCATTTGCATTGACCACCACAGGTTTCATGGTGCTGACATCTTGCAGGGATTCATAGACACCCACAGGGTCATAAATTTCAAAGTGGTTTTTACCGATTTTATCGCAAAGTCGAGTGGCACGTCCCAGCATTTGCTCATATAAAATACGAGATTTAACACGTCGCATAAAAACAAGGGTTGTAATTTCCGGCACGTCGATACCTGTTGTTAAAAGGTCAACGGTTACTGCAATATTGGGATATTGTTCATTCTTAAACGCTCTAATCAGTTCAAGCACACGCTTTTTATCGCCTGATTTTCCGGTAATTTTCATAATTGCATTGTTGCTAATTCCATAAGGCTCGTAAATCTCACGCAAAATATTTACTATCATATCTGCATGGTTATCATCAACGGCATAAATTAAAGTTTTCCCCATACCTGTTGGGTTGATGTCATTTGCAATTTCTTCTAAAACTGCTTTATTAAAATTCGGAGTGATAACCCGTTTGTTAAACTGTTCCACATTGAATTTTAATTCATCTTCAAGCTCTGCACTGTTTGTAATTTCGCCGGTAACAGGGTCATACACAGGTACAACCTCGCCTTTTTCGTAGACGATACCTTCTTCACTTAGCCTTGTTGTTAAGTTATGGGGTGCATCGTGGTCTACGAGGTAACCTTCCACAACTGCTCTGCGGTAGCTGTATTCAAAAACAGGCTTGCCGAAAATCTCAGTGGTATGAAGTGCAGGGGTCGCAGTAAGCCCCACTTTGATAGCATCGAAGTATTCAATTACAGTACGATACTTGCTGACG contains the following coding sequences:
- the hsdM gene encoding DNA methylase M (Evidence 2a : Function of homologous gene experimentally demonstrated in an other organism; PubMedId : 3323532; Product type e : enzyme) — translated: MSNQEIVQKLWNLCNVLRDDGITYHQYVTELTYILFLKMMQETAQEEDIAKNIVGITELRAKGDKLTNKEKGELAEKEIIAEYSWEVLVSKNGIELKKYYNTLLRLLGEHCKGHIRDIYRDARSNIDEPKNLEKIIKNIDGLDWYSVDKDGFGDLYEGLLEKNANEKKSGAGQYFTPRVLIDVMVKLTKPQVGELCNDPACGTFGFMIAADRYVKEHNDMYALSDKQYSFQKHQAFTGCELVAETHRLSMMNAMIHGIESDIMLADTLSNQGKTMSDFDLVLTNPPFGTKQGGERATRDDLTYPTSNKQLNFLQHIYRSLKQDGKARAAVVLPDNVLFADGDGAKIREDLMNKCNLHTVLRLPTGIFYAQGVKTNVLFFTRGKTNENNTKEVWFYDMRTNMPSFGKTTPLKSEHFADFIKAYEATDRTTVNDERFSVFTREEIEKKNNSLDLGLIRDDSVLDYEDLQDPIESGEEVIAQLEEAVDLIMSVVKELKSLGGER
- a CDS encoding Type I restriction enzyme EcoKI R protein — its product is MWRIRKMKTNFDFLNEKFPILYEIGSLAEKHLYSDANSCLIKLGMMGETIVNLMLKLDGINPPESDNTHANRIRILKKEGLLPRDIDDILYALRTTRNDAIHQNFADTEKCKTLMEMAHSLSVWFMQTYGDWNFNATKFALPSDNTIDLTAVILEKENMIDELTKRISNIPSQDISSNARQKQANKAASLINLSEKETRYLIDEQLRQVGWEVDTDNLRYAKGTRPQKGKNIAIAEWPTNSQLGSRGFADYALFVGTKLVAVVEAKKALMDVPNVIDVQGKDYARNIKKEDSDYIIGQWQEYKVPFVFATNGRKYLEQYREKSGIWFLDLRKDSNIPKPLRGWVSPQGILEWLEKDIDATNQQLKNTSKDLLTDKDGLNLREYQVEAISAVENAIMDGEDKALLSMATGTGKTRTILGMIYRFLNSKRFNRILFLVDRTALGEQAQDVFKEVKLEDLMTLDEIYNIKNLEDKDIDPETKIQVATVQSLVKRIMYNTGESMPAVSDYDLIIVDEAHRGYILDKEAGEDELLYRDQDDFVSKYRTVIEYFDAIKVGLTATPALHTTEIFGKPVFEYSYRRAVVEGYLVDHDAPHNLTTRLSEEGIVYEKGEVVPVYDPVTGEITNSAELEDELKFNVEQFNKRVITPNFNKAVLEEIANDINPTGMGKTLIYAVDDNHADMIVNILREIYEPYGISNNAIMKITGKSGDKKRVLELIRAFKNEQYPNIAVTVDLLTTGIDVPEITTLVFMRRVKSRILYEQMLGRATRLCDKIGKNHFEIYDPVGVYESLQDVSTMKPVVVNANASFVDLLNGLETLDTDAQIQNQIDMIVAKIRRKQKRMTTRQKEQFEHLSGGKTPAQFIEQIKTLPPSESKNILMNKQELFYMLNEGGVDARRAVVLSDKEDELLTHTRGYGKGQKPQDYLEEFKAFITENADKIEALQMVCTRPAELTRSALKSLRMELDSKGFTETQLNSAWKETTNQEIAADIISFIRSHAIGSKLLSHEERIKKAVSKLKSAHNFSKMEMDWLDRIEKFLLTETVLNEETFNLGAFRDQGGFKRIDKLFKNKLKEYIIELNQYLYDDGGKVA